The DNA region AAAAAACCCGTAAAATCTGTTGCTTGATACATGGCGTACATAAGTACTGCACCCGTTAAGTGCAATACCCCTAATATCCGTTCGGCATTAAAATACCTATCCGCAATGAGACCAATAATAAAGGGCGCCAAAATAGCGCCCCATGATTGTGTTGAATATGCCAATGCTATTTCACTTCCTGTAGAACCTAGTGTATTTGGAAGATAAATACCTAAAGTAACGAACCAACCGCCCCAAATAAAGAATTCTAAAAACATCATTATAGAAAGCTGCGTCTTTATCTTTGGAGTCATTGGCAAGTGTTACTGTTTATAGATAATGTAATTGGTTCTAAGAGACTCCAGTCCATTCGCTTTAAAGTCCACATCTATAAGCGCCCTGTAGTGGGTAGACTCATTTATGATATGAAAAAGCATGTCTTGCATAGTATATATCCGTAATTGACCTTCACTGTTTTCATAGTCAATTCGCTTCTCAAAATCTTCGCCCTCAGAAGTAATATCAAAAGTATTCCGTTGGTTTTCATAATGAATATCGCCCCAAGTACTCACATCATGCATTTGCCCAAATTTAAATTTGGGTTCACGTTTAGCAATTCGCTCATTATAAATGTGGTGCCTGTTTAAAATTTCAGAGAACAGCGCAATGCTTTTCTCTGGCACAACATCCAGTTCAGCGGCAGCTTCAATGATTTTTTTGTTGCAATAGAAATTATAGTCGAAAAGTTGGTTAAAAAAGACTTTCACGGCAACGGATGGTTTTAAGTTTAGCTAATTTCTTTGGCAGCTTTAAGCAATAGCTCCTTAGTGGCCAGAATACCATCAGGTTCGCTTAATTCACTCCCTTCATATTCCACGCCAACAAAACCGGTATAACCATTATCTTTTACCATCTGAAGCATCTTCACATAGTCAATTTCGGTTTCATTACCCTGAGCATCAAAATTGTGAGACTTGGCACTTACCGCTTTGGCATAAGGCATCAATTCTTTTACACCTTGATAAATATCGTACATCACCTCACACTCGCGACTATCCTTTTTACGGGTAATACAGAAGTTGCCAAAATCCGGTAGCGTTCCACAGTTGTCCAATGTCACCGCTTTCATAACTTCCGCATGCAAAGCACCGTTTGAAGACAGTCCGCCGTGGTTCTCGACCAAAACGTTAATATTCTTAGTTTTTGCGTATGTACCTAGTTTGGTCAATCCGTCTATAGAATTTTTTATCCATTCCTGTGGATCATTGCTTCCACTAAGATTTACACGTATAGCATGGCAGCCCATTGCTGCGGCGGCATCTACCCATTTTTTGTGCTTCTCTACAGTCTCATCACGTTCTTTTTCATCATTTACGGCTAGATTTCCTTGACCATCGATCATAATAAGTACGTTTTCCATACCGTGTTTTTTAGCCTCTGCATTCGACTTTTCAACAAATGCGGCCATAGCTTCTTCCGAATAATCGGCATCGGCCAGTTCAGGATTATACAATTGACTTACATATTCCAATCCGGTAAAACCCCAATTTTTTGCCTTTTCGGCAAACGTATACGGATCTACACCTTCTTCTCTTATCATTCTATGAATAGACCACTGCGCTAGAGATAGTTTAAAGAACGGTTCGGCAGCCGCTTCGGCAGTTTCTGCGCTTGCGCTGGTCATTTTTTCTTCTTTTTTAGTCTCCTTGCACGAAGCGAGACCTAAAATAGAAAGTGCCAAACCGGCTTGAGAGCTATTTCTTATAAAGTTTCTTCTTTTCATTATATGATATTATTTTATTGAATTTTAATGATTTGGAGATGTAATACATACAAATATGCAGCCTTAACAAGATGTATAGCGAATAAATGTAGAAAATTAATTTAATATTTAATAAATTTATGGACTAAACAATTTTGTACATGAGCAAATTTTATTACAACGAAGAGCAAGAGTCTTACGACGCGATTGTAGTGGGTACAGGTATCAGTGGAGGCTGGGCAGCAAAAGAGCTGTGCGAGGCCGGACTAAAAACCTTGGTGCTGGAGCGCGGACGTATGGTGAAGCACATCGAAGACTATGAAACTGCGAACATGGACCCCTGGGATTTTCCTAACGGAGGAAAGCCTACAAAAGAGGACATCGCAAAACAAGAAAAGCAAAACCGAACCGGCTATACGACCAATGCCGCTAGTAAAATGTGGTTCGTAAACGATCTAGAGCATCCGTACAACGAAATCCAACGTTTTGACTGGATGCGTGGCTATCATTTAGGTGGACGTTCATTACAGTGGGGCCGCCAGAGCTACCGCTGGAGCGACATTGATTTTGAAGCAAACAAAAAGGATGGCATCGCTGTGGATTGGCCAGTTCGTTATAAGGATATTGCACCTTGGTATGCCAAGGTAGAAGATTATATAGGTGTTAGTGGCGAGGCGTTAAACCTTCCGCAATTACCGGACAGTAATTTTCTTCCACAAATGGAGCTTAATTGTGTTGAAGAACACTTTAAAGAAAAAGTTGGCGAAGAGTTTGACGGTCGTGCCGTAACCGTTGGTAGAGTTGCTCATATTACAGGTACTAAAAACTTTGACGGCCGTACAAAATGTCAATACAGAAATAGATGTATTAGAGGGTGTCCTTTTGGAGGGTACTTCAGTAGCCTTTCGTCTACATTACCTGCCGCAGAAGCTACAGGTAACATGACACTACGACCAGACTCTATTGTTCACGAGGTAATTTATGACCCGGAAACAAAAAGAGCTACAGGCGTTAAGGTTATTGACCGAGTGACCAAAGAGGCTTACGAATTTAAAGCAAAGGTTATCTTCCTTTGTGCATCTTCCATTGCTTCAACGTCTATATTAATGCAATCAAAATCTGATCGTTTCCCAAATGGTATGGGTAACGACTCTGACCAATTGGGACGTAATATCATGGACCACCATTTAGGTGTGGGCGCTTCCGGTAAATTTGATGGTTTTGACGATAAGTACTATAAAGGTAGAAGACCTAATGGTGTGTACATACCACGGTTTAGAAACTTAGGTGGTGACACGGACAGAAAAGACTACAAACGTGGCTTTGGTTACCAAGGTGGCGCAAGTAGGGGTGATTGGCAAGAGCTGGTTGCCGAGCTATCTTATGGAAAAGATTTGAAAGATGCGATATTGAAACCAGGTGGATGGACTATCGGAATAGGTGGTTTTGGTGAGGTGTTGCCTTACGAAGATAACCGAATGGTCCTTGATTATGACAAGTTAGATGACTGGGGATTACCTACAGTTACATTTGATGCCGGTTTTAAAGAGA from Zobellia alginiliquefaciens includes:
- a CDS encoding damage-inducible protein DinB, producing MKVFFNQLFDYNFYCNKKIIEAAAELDVVPEKSIALFSEILNRHHIYNERIAKREPKFKFGQMHDVSTWGDIHYENQRNTFDITSEGEDFEKRIDYENSEGQLRIYTMQDMLFHIINESTHYRALIDVDFKANGLESLRTNYIIYKQ
- a CDS encoding sugar phosphate isomerase/epimerase family protein; this translates as MKRRNFIRNSSQAGLALSILGLASCKETKKEEKMTSASAETAEAAAEPFFKLSLAQWSIHRMIREEGVDPYTFAEKAKNWGFTGLEYVSQLYNPELADADYSEEAMAAFVEKSNAEAKKHGMENVLIMIDGQGNLAVNDEKERDETVEKHKKWVDAAAAMGCHAIRVNLSGSNDPQEWIKNSIDGLTKLGTYAKTKNINVLVENHGGLSSNGALHAEVMKAVTLDNCGTLPDFGNFCITRKKDSRECEVMYDIYQGVKELMPYAKAVSAKSHNFDAQGNETEIDYVKMLQMVKDNGYTGFVGVEYEGSELSEPDGILATKELLLKAAKEIS
- a CDS encoding GMC oxidoreductase, which gives rise to MSKFYYNEEQESYDAIVVGTGISGGWAAKELCEAGLKTLVLERGRMVKHIEDYETANMDPWDFPNGGKPTKEDIAKQEKQNRTGYTTNAASKMWFVNDLEHPYNEIQRFDWMRGYHLGGRSLQWGRQSYRWSDIDFEANKKDGIAVDWPVRYKDIAPWYAKVEDYIGVSGEALNLPQLPDSNFLPQMELNCVEEHFKEKVGEEFDGRAVTVGRVAHITGTKNFDGRTKCQYRNRCIRGCPFGGYFSSLSSTLPAAEATGNMTLRPDSIVHEVIYDPETKRATGVKVIDRVTKEAYEFKAKVIFLCASSIASTSILMQSKSDRFPNGMGNDSDQLGRNIMDHHLGVGASGKFDGFDDKYYKGRRPNGVYIPRFRNLGGDTDRKDYKRGFGYQGGASRGDWQELVAELSYGKDLKDAILKPGGWTIGIGGFGEVLPYEDNRMVLDYDKLDDWGLPTVTFDAGFKENELNMRKDMMQSAIDMLEKAGVKDVKGHDRETGLGLGIHEMGTARMGRDRRTSVLNGNNQIHDVPNVYVTDGSFMTSASCVNPSLTYMAFTARAADHAVKQLKKGNI